Part of the Candidatus Binataceae bacterium genome, GGACGACCCTGCCCGCTTCCGTGGTGCCGGGCTACGGCGATCGATGTGGAGCGCCGCCGCCGGCAAGGACCTTGCCGCCGCAGACCTGGTGCGGGTGACCGTCACGGAGATCTTCGCTGCACGGTTCGTGACCCCGGCCCTGCAGCACCTGCGGGTGCACCATCCCGAGATCGACGTCGAAGTCCTGCCCGACCATCGCAAACTGGACATCGGACGGAGGCAGGCGGATATCGCCTTGCGCGATAGACGGCCCGAAGAGCCCGGCTTGATATGCCTGCGCATCGCGAGATTCAGCTTCATGCTCTATGCGTCGACCGAGTACCTGAAGAGCCATCCGAGTCCGGAGCGCGGCAAGGGACTCGC contains:
- a CDS encoding LysR substrate-binding domain-containing protein; its protein translation is MWSAAAGKDLAAADLVRVTVTEIFAARFVTPALQHLRVHHPEIDVEVLPDHRKLDIGRRQADIALRDRRPEEPGLICLRIARFSFMLYASTEYLKSHPSPERGKGLAHQDLVAWMYILPAPTLQFMNESTDGARIAFRAKIS